In Terriglobus sp. TAA 43, a single window of DNA contains:
- the dapF gene encoding diaminopimelate epimerase, which yields MIPFVKAHACGNDFLVVEETLANGKHAQMARLLCSRNYSVGADGVEFLARKSDGSFFLRLFNADGSEAELSGNGTRCVAAWLGFNEGLRETKMGTPGGEKICRVIECNEEHFLIETSMGIPKVEERIVHVEGVGDIAGAVVDVGNPHFVIFTNDETFASHGLTWEDLGARICTHKDFPKGTNVEFVRVIAPNEIAFRIFERGVGPTQSSGTGTSASSAASIVLRGCNRTLEASSLGGAQRVVWNEGEQLMLTGPAQIVCKGEVSLQGMEA from the coding sequence GTGATTCCGTTTGTAAAAGCGCATGCGTGCGGCAACGATTTCTTAGTCGTCGAAGAGACGCTTGCCAACGGCAAACACGCGCAGATGGCGCGCCTGCTGTGCTCGCGCAATTACAGCGTGGGCGCAGACGGCGTGGAGTTCCTTGCACGCAAGTCTGACGGCTCTTTCTTCTTACGCCTCTTCAACGCAGACGGCTCGGAAGCAGAACTCTCTGGCAACGGCACACGTTGCGTGGCTGCATGGCTCGGCTTCAACGAAGGTCTTCGCGAAACAAAGATGGGCACACCCGGCGGTGAAAAAATCTGCCGCGTCATCGAGTGCAACGAAGAACACTTCCTCATTGAAACGTCCATGGGCATTCCCAAAGTCGAAGAACGCATCGTCCACGTCGAAGGTGTCGGCGATATCGCTGGCGCAGTTGTCGATGTAGGCAATCCTCACTTCGTCATCTTCACCAACGACGAAACCTTCGCCTCACACGGTCTCACATGGGAAGACCTCGGAGCACGCATCTGCACGCACAAGGACTTCCCTAAAGGAACCAACGTCGAGTTTGTGCGCGTCATCGCTCCCAACGAAATCGCATTCCGCATCTTCGAGCGCGGCGTCGGCCCCACGCAATCCTCCGGCACAGGAACATCAGCATCGTCTGCGGCCAGCATCGTTCTGCGTGGATGCAATCGCACACTCGAAGCATCATCTCTCGGTGGTGCGCAGCGAGTCGTATGGAATGAAGGCGAGCAGTTAATGCTCACTGGCCCTGCGCAGATCGTCTGCAAAGGCGAAGTCAGCCTGCAGGGGATGGAAGCGTGA
- a CDS encoding PfkB family carbohydrate kinase, whose translation MSIVVVGSVAFDTLTTPKEHRARIQGGAAYHFAQSARFFTDVKVIGVVGNDFTAEHEATLTKHGIDTTGIEHADGLSFHWTGEYKGAMSEAITLNTELNVFGSFDPKVPESYKSSDYLFLANIEPTLQLRVRQQFPDAKLVAGDTMNYWIADHKANLLKTIAELDVLVINDGEARLLTGEHNLVTAAKKVMEMGPKSLVIKHGEYGATAFFCDRSFPGAMNTVPFRAPALPIEEVVDPTGAGDMFAGGFFGYIASQPELTPRVFRTALFYGGVMGSFAVEKFGSERVQELTREEIEARFKLFREISHLDLDAA comes from the coding sequence ATGTCGATTGTTGTAGTTGGTTCAGTAGCGTTCGATACGTTGACCACACCGAAGGAGCATCGTGCTCGTATCCAGGGCGGTGCTGCGTACCACTTCGCGCAAAGCGCTCGTTTCTTCACCGACGTGAAGGTCATCGGCGTAGTCGGTAACGACTTCACCGCAGAGCATGAAGCCACCCTCACCAAGCACGGCATCGACACCACCGGCATAGAACATGCGGACGGCCTCTCTTTCCACTGGACCGGTGAATACAAAGGCGCCATGAGCGAAGCCATCACGCTCAACACAGAGCTGAACGTCTTCGGCAGCTTCGATCCCAAGGTCCCCGAAAGCTACAAGTCCTCCGACTATCTCTTCCTCGCCAACATCGAACCTACGCTGCAACTCCGCGTGCGCCAGCAGTTCCCCGATGCAAAGCTCGTCGCAGGCGACACCATGAACTACTGGATCGCAGACCACAAAGCGAACCTGCTCAAGACCATCGCAGAGCTCGACGTTCTCGTCATCAACGACGGCGAAGCCCGCCTCCTTACCGGCGAACACAACCTCGTAACCGCTGCGAAGAAGGTGATGGAGATGGGCCCCAAGTCGCTCGTCATCAAGCATGGTGAATACGGCGCAACGGCTTTCTTCTGCGATCGTTCGTTCCCCGGCGCCATGAACACCGTACCCTTCCGTGCTCCGGCACTACCCATTGAAGAAGTGGTAGACCCCACAGGCGCAGGCGACATGTTCGCCGGCGGCTTCTTCGGTTACATCGCATCGCAGCCGGAGCTCACGCCTCGCGTCTTCCGCACGGCGCTGTTTTACGGCGGCGTAATGGGTTCATTCGCTGTAGAAAAGTTCGGCTCTGAACGCGTGCAGGAACTTACGCGCGAAGAGATCGAAGCACGTTTTAAACTGTTCCGCGAAATCTCGCACCTGGATCTCGATGCCGCGTAA
- the mtnP gene encoding S-methyl-5'-thioadenosine phosphorylase: protein MAQAEIGIIGGSGLYNMPGLTDTTEIKVETPFGDPSETIVLGTLEGRKVAFLARHGRGHRILPTELNFRANIYAMKKLGVSFILSISAVGSLKEEHKPTDFVIPDQFIDRTFARNATFFGDGIVGHVAFGDPICSVAAKAFEQGCKEAGVVGKLGGTYINMEGPQFSTRAESNLYRSWGADVIGMTNLQEAKLAREAEISYATLAMVTDYDCWHESHDDVTVDQIVQVIHANTKNAQEVLKGAVKALPKDNSNTPVASALKFAIMTDKKVIPAATREKLAIFLDKYEG from the coding sequence TTGGCACAGGCAGAGATCGGCATCATCGGCGGCAGCGGTTTATACAACATGCCGGGATTGACGGACACCACGGAAATCAAGGTGGAGACGCCCTTCGGCGACCCATCAGAAACCATCGTGCTGGGCACGTTGGAAGGTCGTAAGGTTGCGTTCCTCGCACGCCACGGCCGCGGTCACCGCATCCTCCCCACGGAGCTGAACTTCCGCGCCAACATCTACGCCATGAAGAAGCTTGGCGTCAGCTTCATCCTGTCCATCTCCGCAGTGGGATCGCTGAAGGAAGAGCACAAGCCTACTGACTTCGTCATCCCCGACCAGTTCATTGACCGCACCTTCGCACGCAACGCCACCTTCTTCGGCGACGGCATCGTCGGTCACGTAGCGTTCGGCGATCCGATCTGCTCCGTTGCAGCCAAGGCATTCGAACAGGGCTGTAAGGAAGCAGGCGTCGTAGGCAAGCTCGGCGGCACGTACATCAACATGGAAGGCCCGCAGTTCAGCACGCGCGCCGAATCGAACCTGTACCGCTCATGGGGCGCAGACGTCATCGGTATGACCAACTTGCAGGAAGCCAAGCTGGCCCGCGAAGCTGAGATCAGCTACGCCACACTCGCCATGGTCACGGACTACGACTGCTGGCACGAAAGCCATGACGACGTCACCGTCGATCAGATCGTGCAAGTCATCCACGCCAACACTAAGAACGCGCAGGAAGTGCTGAAGGGCGCAGTCAAAGCGCTGCCCAAGGACAACAGCAACACTCCCGTAGCCTCTGCACTGAAGTTCGCCATCATGACTGACAAGAAGGTCATCCCCGCAGCCACACGCGAGAAGCTGGCCATCTTCCTGGATAAGTACGAAGGCTAA
- a CDS encoding folate-binding protein YgfZ, which produces MTTLSAVDQLQAFRTGAGLASLAAGWIAVTGSDRVRWLNGMVTNSVQALTPGEGAYSFLLSAQGRIQGDLMIWAKPDLLLLETSPEQVENIVALLDRFIIMDDVELSDESALWHGMLVAGPQAAEKLTAAGVAVRATKLLKKLAVPYAGGDVQVVCTYSPLVPRFEIWSRNAAVLEQLRAALVQDGAAVCDAEGLELLRIAEGTPRYGTDIRDRDLPQETNQTRALHFNKGCYLGQEIVERIRSRGNVHRTFTSFALTGDVPAPGTPLEAEGKPVGELTSVATSEIDGRRLALGFIRREALDRGLAITYAGGVAVQANALETATTP; this is translated from the coding sequence ATGACGACTCTTAGCGCAGTTGACCAACTCCAGGCCTTTCGCACCGGCGCAGGCTTGGCTTCGCTTGCCGCCGGATGGATTGCCGTGACCGGCAGCGACCGCGTGCGGTGGCTGAATGGCATGGTGACGAACTCCGTGCAGGCGCTGACGCCCGGCGAGGGTGCGTACAGCTTTTTGCTGAGCGCGCAGGGGCGTATTCAGGGCGACCTGATGATCTGGGCCAAGCCCGATCTGCTGTTGCTGGAGACCAGCCCGGAGCAGGTGGAAAACATTGTGGCGCTGCTGGACCGGTTCATCATCATGGACGATGTGGAACTGAGCGATGAAAGCGCCCTGTGGCACGGCATGCTGGTGGCGGGACCGCAGGCAGCGGAAAAACTGACCGCAGCGGGTGTTGCCGTGCGTGCGACGAAGCTGTTGAAGAAGCTGGCGGTTCCCTACGCGGGCGGCGATGTTCAGGTGGTGTGCACTTACAGCCCACTGGTGCCGCGTTTTGAGATTTGGTCGCGTAATGCCGCTGTGCTGGAGCAGTTGCGTGCGGCACTGGTGCAGGATGGCGCTGCCGTGTGCGATGCAGAAGGACTTGAGTTGCTGCGCATTGCCGAAGGCACTCCGCGCTACGGCACCGATATCCGCGATCGCGATTTGCCGCAGGAGACGAACCAGACGCGCGCCCTGCACTTTAACAAGGGCTGCTACCTGGGACAGGAAATTGTGGAACGCATCCGTTCGCGCGGCAATGTTCACCGCACGTTTACCAGTTTTGCTTTGACTGGTGACGTACCCGCGCCGGGAACGCCTTTGGAGGCGGAAGGAAAACCGGTGGGTGAACTGACTTCAGTGGCCACTTCAGAGATTGACGGCCGACGATTAGCCCTTGGATTTATTCGCCGCGAAGCATTGGATCGTGGCCTTGCGATAACCTACGCCGGCGGAGTTGCGGTGCAGGCAAACGCGTTGGAAACTGCCACAACACCTTAA
- a CDS encoding DUF1844 domain-containing protein, which yields MSENEQNKPFVINDRRKFRMDGEPVEPRPEEPVAETAAPEAEAATPEPTPAVNKEPIPFPVRDAAAASNSAHTVTPVPEPAEEEVAAEAAAAGEEEGKLPPPTAEEMEQVRSAYEATAERIETMMRSQNLGAEHLPPMDFSQLVQSIYMSAMIQLGAGTQQGQQARVDLLGAKQSVDMLSVIEEKTAGNLTEQEKNLLNSALFELRMGFLEITQLLARQAQSRQTTPPPPGTPSGGGFSGGGGGFSGGGGFGGGGFSGGGPKIVR from the coding sequence ATGTCTGAGAACGAACAAAATAAGCCCTTTGTGATTAACGACCGTCGCAAATTTCGCATGGACGGCGAACCCGTAGAGCCTCGCCCGGAAGAGCCTGTTGCAGAGACCGCAGCGCCAGAAGCTGAGGCCGCGACGCCGGAACCGACTCCTGCAGTGAACAAGGAGCCCATTCCCTTCCCGGTGCGCGACGCTGCTGCTGCATCGAACTCCGCACACACGGTAACGCCGGTGCCGGAGCCTGCAGAAGAAGAAGTTGCTGCGGAAGCCGCGGCTGCCGGCGAAGAAGAGGGCAAGCTGCCGCCGCCGACCGCTGAAGAGATGGAGCAGGTGCGCTCCGCGTATGAAGCCACGGCGGAACGCATTGAGACGATGATGCGGTCGCAGAACCTGGGCGCGGAGCACTTGCCGCCCATGGACTTCTCGCAACTGGTGCAGTCCATCTACATGTCAGCCATGATTCAGCTTGGTGCGGGGACGCAGCAGGGGCAGCAGGCACGTGTGGATCTGCTGGGTGCGAAGCAGAGCGTGGATATGCTCTCGGTGATCGAAGAGAAGACTGCTGGCAACCTGACGGAGCAAGAGAAGAATCTGCTGAACTCCGCGCTGTTTGAGCTGCGCATGGGCTTCCTGGAGATTACGCAGTTGCTGGCGCGCCAGGCGCAGTCGCGGCAGACCACGCCTCCTCCTCCGGGAACGCCTTCGGGTGGCGGGTTCAGCGGTGGCGGTGGTGGCTTCAGTGGTGGTGGCGGATTTGGTGGCGGTGGTTTCAGCGGTGGCGGACCGAAGATCGTTCGCTAG
- a CDS encoding MBL fold metallo-hydrolase, with amino-acid sequence MGVPTLGCPCDVCASTDPRNNRTRSSIALRYDDAEGTERTVLVDTGQEFRMQALRFGVNHVDAVLYTHGHADHVLGFDDLRPLTFGKDANMPLYADDSTADVIERIFDYTFRKRDRYPTSARVDLHRLSDEPGTTIELFGATIERVPVLHGRHEIAGYRFGSLAYLTDMSDLPEQSYERLQGLDVVILDALRREPHPSHSHLEKSIAIAQRIGAKQTYFTHISHDLDHWPTEAELPESIHLAYDGLRLPFRIHTNNEAAQ; translated from the coding sequence ATGGGCGTGCCCACTTTGGGTTGTCCGTGTGACGTATGCGCGTCGACCGATCCGCGCAACAATCGGACACGGTCATCGATTGCGCTGCGGTATGACGATGCAGAAGGCACGGAGCGGACTGTGCTGGTGGATACCGGGCAGGAGTTCCGCATGCAGGCGTTGCGCTTTGGCGTGAATCACGTGGATGCCGTGCTGTACACACATGGCCATGCGGATCACGTGCTGGGCTTTGACGATCTGCGTCCGCTGACGTTTGGGAAAGATGCGAACATGCCGCTGTATGCGGACGATTCCACTGCGGATGTCATCGAACGCATCTTCGACTACACCTTTCGCAAGAGGGATCGCTATCCCACGAGCGCGCGTGTGGACCTGCACCGGTTGAGTGATGAGCCGGGCACGACGATTGAGTTGTTTGGCGCAACGATCGAGCGGGTTCCAGTGCTGCATGGGCGGCATGAAATTGCGGGATATCGCTTTGGTTCGCTTGCCTACCTGACAGACATGAGCGATCTGCCAGAGCAGTCGTATGAGAGGCTGCAGGGGCTGGACGTAGTGATCCTGGACGCGCTGCGACGCGAGCCGCATCCCAGCCACTCGCACCTGGAGAAGTCCATTGCGATTGCACAGCGCATTGGCGCGAAGCAGACATACTTCACGCACATCTCGCACGACCTGGATCATTGGCCAACGGAAGCGGAATTGCCTGAGAGCATTCACCTGGCTTATGACGGCTTGCGGCTTCCCTTTCGCATTCACACGAACAACGAGGCCGCGCAGTGA
- a CDS encoding bifunctional riboflavin kinase/FAD synthetase produces the protein MNIYRSLAEVPADIGPTVVTIGNFDGVHCGHQTVIREVIARAHALHAKAVLVTLDPHPARVLRPERKLQLITPTDVKLELLEKTGLDAVLLLPFTREFAATSAKDFCTAVLRDTLHAVEVYEGENFRFGSGAEADTHSLEALGQKLGFTAKTFAAIESGRTSISSSRIRHAVAEGDMAATRHMLGREFFVDSTPARGRGYGTKYAVPTINLAAYDNLLPAHGVYITDLRIGDESFEGVTNIGNRPTFGADSFAVETYLLRFHPVDLTEETPLRMTFHKRLRSEQKFADPEALKAQIFKDVARAERWFALRRALSTNVR, from the coding sequence GTGAACATCTATCGCAGCCTTGCGGAAGTGCCCGCTGACATTGGTCCAACGGTTGTAACCATTGGCAATTTTGATGGTGTTCATTGCGGTCATCAGACAGTGATTCGCGAAGTGATTGCGCGAGCGCATGCGCTGCATGCGAAGGCCGTGCTGGTAACGCTTGATCCGCATCCCGCTCGCGTGCTGCGCCCCGAACGCAAACTGCAACTGATTACGCCTACGGATGTGAAGCTGGAGTTGCTGGAGAAGACCGGGCTGGATGCGGTGTTGCTGCTGCCCTTTACGCGTGAGTTTGCAGCGACCAGTGCGAAGGACTTCTGCACTGCGGTACTACGCGATACGTTGCATGCTGTGGAAGTGTACGAGGGCGAGAACTTCCGCTTTGGCTCAGGTGCGGAGGCGGATACGCATTCGCTGGAAGCGCTGGGACAGAAGCTTGGATTCACTGCAAAGACCTTTGCTGCGATTGAATCAGGCCGCACGAGTATCTCTTCCAGCCGCATTCGTCATGCCGTTGCAGAAGGCGATATGGCTGCGACGCGGCACATGTTGGGTCGCGAGTTCTTTGTGGATTCAACGCCTGCGCGTGGACGTGGATATGGCACAAAGTATGCCGTACCGACGATTAACCTTGCCGCGTATGACAATCTTTTGCCCGCGCATGGTGTGTACATCACCGATCTGCGGATTGGTGATGAGAGCTTCGAGGGTGTGACAAACATTGGCAATCGGCCTACGTTTGGTGCGGATTCGTTTGCCGTGGAGACGTACCTGCTGCGCTTTCATCCTGTCGATCTGACGGAAGAGACGCCGCTGCGGATGACGTTTCATAAGCGTCTTCGCAGTGAGCAGAAGTTTGCTG